cccatgggttccaggttcAAAACCCCACTcagtaaaaaatttaaaaaaaattcgcaaggtagagttttttGGACATgcttgttaaggaattatcaaagttatcggatacttatgccttatgggcagacttagCTTTATAAGTATAGGATGcatataactttggtaattcctttgAGTTTATGCCGGATATATATACTTCCatggcaaacttttagttaagtcttaactaaaagtcttttcctagttatgACTTATggggcagatttttagttatggcataactaaaagtatgccccataaggcataacttttccttaagacataaaCTTTGTTTTATAAGCCAAATTTGGTTAGTTCAAACTCCGCATATTGGCAACCAAATTGAACTTAACATCGGCAAAGCGATAGAATTACTGAAAGAAACGGATCATACATTGGCGAAACAAAGCATGCTCATAAAAGGCCGatattgtttttatattttatctcGGTGCATCGTAGGATGTGTCAATTTGCACAACTTGGTAAGTGCAAATACTAATGAGATCGAGGTACATTTGTAACATTTTAAGACCCGAATATGCATTAAGATACATTTAGTTAGAATAGAACATCCACATTCTTTATTggtttgttatgatttacgAACGGTCCCATTAAAAATTTGTCCCGtaggcataaacttgttaaggaattatcaaagtagCAAGGTATAAACTTGTTaatgaattaccaaagttatgtcggatcagcatacttatgccaagtctaaGGCAGTAtccggtccggcataactttattaattccttaacaagtgtatgcgtAGCGACCCAAATCttgcttgcaattttttttttaatttatgcttgagcgggggttcgaatgTAACCTCATGATTTGCGTGAACGCTCGGGGTTGCAAcgcaaagggcaaaaattaagcaatatgaggggcataatttaaagaccacaaatatgaggggcaaaatttaaagaccactccaaaagaagggcaatccgcgcaaaaaaatgaattaaagaggCTTTGTCTTCAATGTGTCGAACTGAATTCGAGTACGGGCCATTGTTTTATAGAAGAAACAATCCGCCCATAGCAAGCACTTGAACTAAAATGAGGTGCAATTTAGCTTTTATTGATAATCACCTACTAAACAACAGAGGTGGACTACAATTCCATTAGTTACATGAAATCAATACCACAACAATCAACTCTTTGATTTCTAAGACTCTTCTATTGCAAAATTTATTGCAAATGATGATagaaatgattttcacccaacCAAACAATAGCTTTTTAATGCCATTCAGGCTTTAcgtaaaaagaaagaagtgatGTAAAGTTGATCATGCATGCAAAGACCAAGATTAGTTGCCCGTTGAAGGATGATCCTAACATCCCCATCCCCAACAATTGCCCCATCCTCCTCCtccacctccaccaccaccacctccacctcctccaccaccaccaccgctTCCTCctccccaaccccaaccccagCCTTCGCCTCCGCCACCTCCACCACCTCCACCTCCTCCACCCCCTCCTCCGCCGCCGCCCCCACCACCTTTACCTCCACCTCCACCTCCTCCACCGCCTTGGCCTCCACCTCCACCACCTTCACCTTTACCACCACCTCCGCCTCCTCCACTACCTCCACCTCCGcctcctccaccaccaccacctcctCCTCTTCCACCTCCCCCTCCGCCGCCGCCACCCCCAGCTCCTTTTCTTCCACCACTTCCTTTGTCATGTCTTCCCTTATGCCCTCTACTTTTTCcatttcctcctcctcctccactCCCCCTTCCTGCTCCACCTCCTCCTCCCCCTCCGTTTCCTCCTCCGCCTCCACCTCCGCCACCACCTCCACCTCCCCCTCCGCCTCCACTTCCGCTTCCTCTCCCACCTCCTCCTCCACTTCCCCTTCCGCTCCCTCCCCCGCCTCCTCCTCCACCATCAGCACCTCCTCCGCCACCTCCACCTCCTTGACCCCTATTTTTTCCAGCAGTTTCTATGTTCACCATAAATTCACTCACAGAAGTTGTGTTCCTTGCATTGGCATCTGTTAATGCATGCGAATGCtgaattatggaagaagtgaCATTAACTTGAGAAAATCTTCCCCTGGTTGGCTTATGATCCACATTAAGTCCATCAGCCAAAAATGAGCTCAGCACAGTTGCAAGTAGTAACAAAGTTAGTGCCCAAGCTGAACCCATCTTCAATGGCTTAACTACTCGAGATTGCATGGGGATACATTCATATCCGGCCGGTATTTATACTATTCTAACTATGCCTGCGGTGCTTCTGTGAATATCTTCTAAAGAGCTTAACCAAACAGATAAAGTCCCCACATATGACAACAAACATCAAACTAAGTTCTTCCAAAGGCTGCAAGCAAAAGCAAGGTAAAGAGAACAACAGGAATATACGAAACTGGACTGATGAACTTGCTTCTGATTCAATTTTGTCCCCACCAAACAAACATGCTCACTAGTTATACTTCGTCTTTTATTCCCCACTCTTCACTTGATACAGATAGACAGTATTATCTTTTGCCTTTTCGTCACTACAATAATCTTAATCACGTGGGATAAACTGGATAACTTTACAACAGCGGCGCGACTTTTCCAGAGTTATTTAGCACAATGCtagatatgtataaaaaatatgcAACATCATTTACATTTTAAGCACTAACTGAGATAAAGCTTCATCATTATATTGATCTTACTTAAGATGTTGTCGCTATTAGAGTGGATAATTCCACTTCTCATTCTTTTGGGGGACATACTACCCAAGAGGAGAGTGTTAAGATAGTTGATGAATGATGGTCATGCATTTATTTTAATAGAATCACTTATAAATGTCACAAAGCGGCCACTAAAATGCGGTTTATTTGTCGTCTACGTTCCATTCCCCGATACCCAATGGGTCCTTAAATTCATCAATTAAGATGGTCATGCAGATGTGATTATAACGTTTTAGTGGAAATATGGTCATGCAGTGTGCGATCATTTTCAACTATATAGCCATCTGAATCTGATCGTGCACAATTCAATTAGGGCATTATATTGCTGCACGCCGAAGgattaagttttatgatattgaaCAGTATATTTTCTCAGGAACTCATTTTTAATGTTAATATAGGCCTAATGTCACGGGCCTAAAATCTAAGGCAGCGTGGGGCAGCAATGACGGTCTTAACTACCGCTCAAAGCTTCAGCCCAACTCTTAGTCACTGGCGGAAACAGTGATTAATACAAAGGCAAACACACACAAGAACTGAAAGTAAAGAAGAACACAGATGTGGGAGGCAAGTGCCCGTTTTGATATATCTCTCAAAGGTATATGTTCAAATGTACAAAGGGAAGATTTCTAATTCTGAATCTGCCCTCAAGGCTTACACTATTTATAGCTGGAAAATATTCCCTAGGCTGGACAGTGGGCCCTAGGCAGTCATGGACCATAATAATCGCCTTTGGGCGATGATATCATGTGCGGTGTCGGACTCAGTGCTTGTCTTAGctggtgtaacgacccatttggtcgtttagcacttttaggcataatattcctaaaacacccttttcgtggtcaaatcttgctgtctatagtctgcgataacgggtgattcggttatttaattgacgagttttagtcctcatttgacatgcgaggacgaatgttctaaaggaggggagaatgtcacactccataataatccttgctacttgtattaaaacaagaaagaatgagttaagaaggttcaaggaaagttaatcgagttagtaagaatatcgttataaatatggttgtcttaagtatctcgaggtgacctggtaacctaaaggatttgaaatcgcgttatgagtatgtatatgaggtaatgtgagtgaccttttaaagtatttgagattattagtaatgatatagaagatggacaaaagataggaatatactttttcgattggagtttcgtcgaagctttgtgagttctacttatggttattgtgattctacggacccttcgagacatgtatatgaattgttatggatgtaaatgactgtgtatatgtatgtataagaggttacatgaggttggaagaggattagaagttaaacgaaatgaatcggaacaatttcggtaaaatctcggacccgattttagcctatattgtaggaggcatatctcctagtatatgaggagttttaaggtgtttcaaaagcctaaaattaagttcatcgagtctagtttgcaacgcaacaaacagctcgtcaaaatgatatcggggtaaggagatatggatgattcaagtcgggctgagtattaagactatctcaagatacaaagtagagactttaacttccgatttcgtttgaagtcacaatttatctacaaattttgtttggtatagaagcattagtggaaattaggaactacttaatcgtggtgttaagttaaaattagtggcaacaatgagccaatatgaacattaacatgccatgtccaaaagatgactcaaagtcatcttaaataagactactatgggagacatacaaatatacatttaaatgtgattcatccactacacttacattatattgtggacaaccaaattgaaagaaaggagtgtggaattcagccaagtgactgaaaataaggcatccatgtgaagcatgcatttgaatatttaagcatctactactttatgaaagtatacattattttaggaagacccaacatggtggagggatcatttcacattaaatattgctcattcatcttggcataattacaatggacaaaggatggtgtatgaatcattcaccacacatacaattgtcttgtaaacaattgaaaagaaagaagaaaggagaaacaagaaggtgaggcttgccacacttggcctaaagttgtagaaaaaaatggaattttaagtgtaaagttaatggagtgactcatgccataagtggagcatgtgaccaacttgtaggcatcaaagttgaaccaaataatgactaaggaatcagccattacattcatttcaacttcacaacaaagaaagaaaacctagagaggAAAGAGGAAGctttcggccaaggggctgatttttgagccctttgagtcttgatccaaaaattattttccaaggtgtttcaaccctttagaaggtccctaaaacgtgaagatagtctttggagcaacaagaaccatttctaTCTCAAGtcacaaactctagccaagtagagaagtcaagttgtcaaggtaaggtctaactttcttttcatgtattaagggtgatgtagatgtgtgaatataagttgtatgcatgaaataaggtgtgttgatgttggaacatgatagtagttatggggttatatgtgttgatgttgaagtatggttgtaacttgacgaacatgaatcgcatgcataaaatcatgaaagtttgtgttggaatgttagttggacgtagggactgttttggtgaaattaatggactgattttctttaataaatatggttgttactatcatagatctcatggtaaaaagaatgaaaagaattggaaggttaaaggtgaagttatgttagtatgaaaatggttgaatctatgattttatgtgagtgatgttgaagcatggtgtagccgtgtgtggactgttttgtgaagaagttagtgaactgtttttacttgatattttgattgttattatcatgaattttatgatggaaatgaggtgtttaatggttggagttgaaactaaaatcattagtgagttgttataaggattatagaaatgacgatatagcgtagttgcgtatgaattgatgttgtacttgtcgtgtggatagctggtcataatttactgaaattatatgaaaagaagacatgaaatgatgtataaaaatcgcatgtggttggcttagtatgttcgtaaacgtttgcaagaattccgaacattattatgttgtcggttagggactgttttggacatgttgtggtagtggactgttttggacttgtgttttcattaagttggaaagaataattataagttaagagtatacatcatattgtatgttggatgggctgttataagttgttacatgaaaacgttaaggctacaaactaatataagtaacttgagaatgtcgaagccgtatgtgaatcgttattgcatgttatgaatgtgggttgtttagaatattgtgtgggctgtccggattggtattgaacacataattattgatgttgtattggtagtatgtggttggtttagatacaagagaaaacatcgcctaaacatctagaaaggagttactaacgttagaatacgtttgaatctccctgtagcttaaccatagttgttggcgtcttaatataggttgaagtattattgggtagcgtacacatattgtgtgacgaataagcgctATAGACCCTGTCCGTTCGGAAGCACTTCAAagggaaaaagctttggcgtgaaagttcgtgacacattcggcattgaggtaggttacggtttactttatgtctagactccggttagcgaaacgtatataaatagtagtgattgacggggaaagcatgataggccttcgggcatggtgtggaggtaaattccatctaggttggtattgccggttgttatgtgggcttgtcgccattattgtgatcttttgttatgtgggctcgtcgccattattacgatattgttatgtgagctgtcattgtattgtgatttcatgtatttgatataattctctctcttgttatcccactggtcatatggaagaggaaggttattactgagaattgaatattgaattgcaattctagtatgaatctatggaacctatgattgcggtgattattgaggttgattccatgcgaggcatgcatcccatattctatgtgctatgtgatgtaattatcacctagttgtatctttatcacatactagctccctcaccttatgaaagggaagggtaatattgatgattgagccgtgggcaataatatgacttgtacttgtttattgcatattggtgatatagttgagactgatatcatgcatgacatgctttcatattactcttatgttgttataatggtgaggagagtgattgagagactccgaggtctttgccggagagggtaaagagagatgagtgtttgttgcccgaggtttcttgccgggaacgatggagtgtccgatgcccgaggtctttgccgggatcgtgagagtgtgctcgtgatccgaggttatattccggagcgagtggtacatggacttcgcgggtcccccatgggtcatgattgcCTAGATGTGGAGTTACTCCgtccgggacatgttgtacaaaactgcatatgcattgcattcatcctacatacattattgcattgcattatatcttggttcctgttgattgttgtgatactactgTGATGTActgattcggattgattatactaagacttggcacaattgggtttagatgctataacataaaagatgacttgttctgtggatatggattcatattgacttgtacttgttggtttatatgtttttacgcttgttgtctttatatacgttatctagtcttagtcggcctatgatacctaccagtacctgttgtttgtactgacctacacttgctgcattcttttatgaatgcagagtaccagctGAGATCGATTTCTACTCTTCGTGGCTAATATTCGAGGATTTCTGATTCGAGTCCTTCAGGATGAGCATGAGGACGATCGATGCCGATGactctttttatccttatgtcttgtttcattctgggacatgatcttttaggctactatgtattattatgattcagacttatagtatttagttagatgctcttgtatgacctgaccagatactggggttggattctcattatttctatatttctttatattattatcgtgagacttacgttattttatcttctttcgctttatttatatatttttgattgttggaataagggttcgcctaccgaggtgggaaaggtaggtgccgcacgacttagtgaaaataggtCGTGGCCAGTGGAAAGTGGCCCAAGTTGGCGCGCGTATGCTGATCCCTTCCAATGGACTAGGAATTGAGCCTTTGAGTTGCCCCAACCTTTGCCTCGGACTAATTGATGGTCAATTATAGCTTCAATTTCCTTCTCCTTAGCAGTAGGAGTCTCAAAGATCCTGGCGCGGCTTGCTTGAGCCCGACCCTCGTCTTCCTTATCTTCGAAGTATGGTTTTAACTGACTTGCATGGAAGACGGGGTATATCCGCAGATGGTGAGGCATGTCCAATCGGTAAGAAATCTTGCCCACCTTGGCAACGATTTCAAAGGGACCCTCGTATCGTCGAATCAGACTCTGATTCAGCTTCCTTAATGACTTGAACTGCCTCGGATTGAGCTTGACCATGACTTTGTCGCCAATTCTGTAATTTGTCGGACGACGCTTGCGATCAGcaaatttcttcattttccGAGCAGCCTTGTCAAGATATGACCTAGCCATATCAACTTGTTCCTCCCAGGCCTTGGCCATATGATATGCCCCTGGGTTCCGTAATTCCGCTCGAACAGGCAGTGATTGCGGTGTGTTGGGCTGCTGCCCAGTAGCTAATTCAAAGGGACTTCTCCCTGTTGCCTCGCTCCGTTGAAGGTTgtatgaaaattgggcagtgtCAAGCAACTTGGCCCAATCTTTCTGATTGGCACTGACAAAGTGCCGCAAATATAATTCCAGTAGCGCGTTGATCCTCTCCGTTTGGCCGTCAGTTTGTGGGTGAAAACTGGTCGAGAAATGTAATTCAGACCCCAGCAAACTGAATAGCTCCTTCCAGAACGCTCCTGTGAATCGTGGATCGCGATCACTTATGATATGCCTCGGCACACCCCAATGCTTGACAACGTCCTTTAAAAACAACCTTGCAGCTTCTTTGGCTTTGCAACTAGCCGTGGTGGGGCTAAAAGTTGCATATTTTGAGAACCGATCGACCACTACCATAATGGTGCCAAAGCCCTCAGAATTGGGCAGGCATGTGATGAAGTCCATAGTGACGCTGTCCCATGGTCTTTCAGCTACGGGCAATGGTTCAAGTAGGCCCCCAGGAGCCTTGTTCTCTACCTTGTCTTGTTGGCACACAAGACATGTACGGACATAGACCTCAATGTCATCTCTCATGCGCGGCCAGTAATATGATGGTTCTAGCAACGCCATGGTTCGTTTCTGCCCTGGATGGCCTGCCGTGCCGTGTCATGCCCTTCTTTGATCAGGGTACGCCTCAGGTTACCCCATCTTGGCACATAAACGCGCCTACCTGTGGTGTAGAGAACGCCGTCATCTACCCAAAATTTCTTTGTCTTGCCTTGACTGGCCAAGTCAAGAAGTTGTTTTGCCACTGGATCATGCTGCATGCCCTGTTTGATGGCA
This Lycium ferocissimum isolate CSIRO_LF1 unplaced genomic scaffold, AGI_CSIRO_Lferr_CH_V1 ctg12606, whole genome shotgun sequence DNA region includes the following protein-coding sequences:
- the LOC132041967 gene encoding glycine-rich cell wall structural protein 2-like, which codes for MGSAWALTLLLLATVLSSFLADGLNVDHKPTRGRFSQVNVTSSIIQHSHALTDANARNTTSVSEFMVNIETAGKNRGQGGGGGGGGADGGGGGGGGSGRGSGGGGGRGSGSGGGGGGGGGGGGGGGGGNGGGGGGGAGRGSGGGGGNGKSRGHKGRHDKGSGGRKGAGGGGGGGGGGRGGGGGGGGGGGGGSGGGGGGGKGEGGGGGGQGGGGGGGGGKGGGGGGGGGGGGGGGGGGGGGEGWGWGWGGGSGGGGGGGGGGGGGGGGGGWGNCWGWGC